In Mycobacterium gallinarum, a single window of DNA contains:
- a CDS encoding acyl-CoA dehydrogenase family protein, whose protein sequence is MRRDLFTEDHEAFRELARDFVEKEVVPHYPEWEKGGRMPREVFKQMGSLGLLGTAIPEEYGGGGQPDYRYFVVMQEEAARALVTLSTVRTQLEVILPYFLHYANEEQRKRWFPGLAAGELLTAVAMTEPGTGSDLAGMRTTAARDGDDWIINGAKTFITGGMQADLVIVVARTATDPDNRRKGLTLFVVEDGMPGFTRGRELEKMGCKVQDTAELSFVDVRVPAANMLGEEGEAFGYLGHNLPQERLTVAVGSVSQARSAIAAAIDYTKSRKAFGTPVASFQNTKFELAACSTEVEAAQAMLDRAITLHVEGELAPADAARVKLFCTEMQQRVIDRCLQLFGGYGYMMEYPIARLYTDARVARIYAGTSEVMKVMIAKSLGL, encoded by the coding sequence GTGCGTAGAGATCTTTTCACCGAAGACCACGAGGCTTTCCGCGAGCTCGCGCGCGACTTCGTCGAGAAGGAGGTGGTTCCGCACTATCCCGAGTGGGAGAAGGGCGGACGCATGCCGCGCGAGGTGTTCAAGCAGATGGGGTCGCTGGGTCTGCTGGGTACAGCCATTCCCGAGGAGTACGGCGGCGGCGGTCAACCCGATTATCGCTACTTCGTCGTGATGCAGGAGGAGGCGGCCCGGGCGCTGGTGACCCTGTCGACGGTACGCACCCAACTCGAGGTGATCCTGCCGTACTTCCTGCACTACGCGAACGAGGAGCAGCGCAAGCGCTGGTTCCCCGGGCTGGCCGCAGGCGAACTGCTGACCGCCGTCGCGATGACCGAGCCGGGCACCGGATCCGATCTGGCGGGTATGCGAACCACCGCGGCACGCGATGGTGACGACTGGATCATCAACGGCGCCAAGACATTCATCACCGGAGGTATGCAGGCCGACCTGGTGATCGTGGTCGCCCGCACCGCGACGGATCCGGACAACCGTCGGAAGGGGCTGACGCTGTTCGTCGTCGAGGACGGCATGCCCGGCTTCACCCGCGGCCGCGAGCTGGAGAAGATGGGCTGCAAAGTGCAGGACACCGCCGAGTTGTCCTTCGTCGACGTACGCGTACCCGCCGCCAACATGCTGGGCGAGGAGGGCGAGGCCTTCGGCTATCTCGGCCACAACCTGCCGCAGGAGCGGCTCACCGTCGCGGTGGGATCGGTGTCGCAGGCGCGGTCGGCCATTGCCGCGGCGATCGACTACACCAAGAGCCGCAAGGCGTTCGGTACGCCGGTCGCGTCGTTTCAGAACACAAAGTTCGAGTTGGCCGCCTGCTCGACCGAGGTCGAGGCCGCGCAGGCCATGCTCGACCGGGCGATCACGCTGCACGTCGAAGGGGAGCTGGCGCCCGCCGACGCGGCGCGGGTGAAGCTGTTCTGCACCGAGATGCAGCAGCGGGTCATCGACAGGTGCCTGCAGCTGTTCGGCGGATACGGCTACATGATGGAGTATCCGATCGCCCGGCTGTACACCGATGCGCGCGTGGCCCGGATCTACGCAGGCACCAGCGAGGTCATGAAGGTGATGATCGCCAAGTCGCTGGGTCTGTGA
- a CDS encoding thiolase family protein, whose product MRETVIVEAVRTPVGKRNGGLSDMHAADLSAIVLNALVERAGIDPDIVDDVVWGCVSQVGDQSSNIGRYSVLAAGWPVHIPGTTVNRACGSSQQALDFAVQAVMSGQQDVVVAGGVEVMSRVPLGSARASGMPYGPKVLERYGDFSFNQGISAELISQKWGFSRTRLDEYSVRSHELAAAAQDNGAFETQIMPVFTDGEPVVADEGVRRGSTVEKLAGLKPAFKEDGVIHAGNSSQISDGAAALLIMTAENAVTMGLRPIARYRAGAVTGADPVLMLTGPIPATEKVLHKAGIGIDEVGVFEVNEAFAPVPLAWLAETGADEAKLNPLGGAIALGHPLGASGAVLMTRMLNHMRDNGIRFGLQTMCEGGGTANATLVELIA is encoded by the coding sequence ATGCGTGAAACCGTGATCGTCGAGGCGGTGCGTACCCCCGTCGGCAAGCGCAACGGGGGACTGTCGGATATGCATGCGGCGGACCTGTCCGCCATCGTGCTGAACGCGCTCGTGGAGCGGGCGGGCATCGATCCCGACATCGTCGACGACGTGGTGTGGGGTTGCGTATCGCAGGTCGGTGACCAGTCGAGCAACATCGGGCGCTACTCGGTGCTGGCGGCGGGCTGGCCGGTGCACATTCCGGGCACGACCGTCAACCGTGCCTGCGGGTCGAGCCAGCAGGCGCTCGACTTCGCCGTGCAGGCCGTCATGTCCGGCCAGCAGGACGTCGTCGTGGCAGGTGGTGTCGAGGTGATGAGCCGGGTCCCGCTGGGGTCGGCACGGGCGAGCGGCATGCCGTATGGCCCGAAAGTGCTTGAGCGCTATGGCGACTTCTCGTTCAACCAGGGCATCTCGGCGGAGTTGATCTCGCAGAAGTGGGGCTTCTCGCGAACCCGGCTCGACGAGTACTCGGTGCGCTCACACGAGCTGGCCGCAGCCGCCCAGGACAACGGGGCGTTCGAAACGCAGATCATGCCGGTGTTCACCGACGGCGAGCCCGTCGTGGCAGACGAGGGTGTGCGGCGGGGGAGCACCGTCGAGAAGCTCGCCGGGCTCAAGCCCGCCTTCAAGGAGGACGGCGTCATCCACGCGGGTAACTCGTCGCAGATCTCCGACGGGGCCGCCGCGCTGCTGATCATGACCGCGGAGAACGCCGTCACGATGGGGCTGCGACCGATCGCGCGGTACCGCGCCGGCGCGGTCACCGGGGCGGATCCCGTGCTGATGCTGACCGGTCCGATCCCCGCGACCGAGAAGGTTCTGCACAAGGCGGGTATCGGCATCGACGAGGTCGGCGTGTTCGAGGTGAACGAGGCCTTCGCGCCGGTGCCCCTGGCCTGGCTGGCCGAGACCGGTGCCGACGAGGCGAAGCTCAACCCGCTCGGCGGCGCCATCGCACTCGGCCACCCACTGGGCGCGTCGGGCGCGGTGTTGATGACCCGCATGCTCAATCACATGCGGGACAACGGTATTCGCTTCGGTCTGCAGACCATGTGCGAGGGCGGCGGCACAGCCAACGCCACCCTTGTAGAACTCATCGCCTAG
- a CDS encoding enoyl-CoA hydratase/isomerase family protein, which translates to MTPEQVLLTEDRDGVRTLTLNRPDRKNAINPQLWEELADALRAAARDTELRTLVITGAARAFCSGADIGTAEDIHPRHKLRRLSEVALALHELTVPTVAKVNGVAVGAGWNLALGCDFVVATPESRFCQIFSKRGLSVDLGGSWLLPKLVGLQQAKRLVLLADMIDAEEARSLGLVTWIKAADEIDAFVDDLAARLAAGPPVALAQSKALLNDGAAVTLREALANEARAQQGNFATADSTEAYAAFAQKREAAFTGRWAVPPRSE; encoded by the coding sequence ATGACCCCAGAACAGGTTCTGCTCACCGAAGACCGCGACGGCGTGCGGACGCTCACGCTGAACCGGCCAGACCGGAAGAACGCCATCAATCCCCAGCTGTGGGAGGAGTTGGCCGACGCGCTGCGCGCCGCCGCACGGGACACCGAGTTGCGGACACTGGTGATCACCGGGGCGGCCAGGGCGTTCTGCTCAGGTGCGGACATCGGCACCGCGGAGGACATTCATCCCCGGCACAAACTGCGCAGGCTCAGCGAGGTTGCGCTGGCGCTGCACGAACTGACCGTCCCCACCGTCGCGAAGGTGAACGGCGTGGCCGTTGGCGCGGGCTGGAATCTCGCCCTCGGATGTGACTTCGTGGTGGCGACGCCCGAGTCGCGCTTCTGCCAGATCTTCTCCAAGCGTGGCCTGTCGGTCGACCTAGGCGGGTCATGGCTGTTGCCCAAGCTGGTGGGGCTGCAACAGGCCAAGCGGCTGGTGCTACTGGCCGACATGATCGACGCCGAAGAGGCGCGATCCCTCGGATTGGTCACCTGGATCAAGGCGGCCGACGAGATCGACGCCTTCGTCGACGACCTGGCGGCTCGCCTCGCCGCGGGCCCGCCCGTCGCACTGGCGCAGAGCAAGGCCCTGCTCAATGACGGAGCCGCGGTGACGTTGCGTGAGGCGCTGGCAAATGAGGCCCGCGCGCAACAGGGCAACTTCGCCACAGCAGACTCAACGGAGGCGTACGCGGCATTCGCGCAGAAGCGTGAGGCGGCGTTCACTGGTCGATGGGCCGTGCCGCCCAGATCGGAGTAA
- a CDS encoding CaiB/BaiF CoA transferase family protein, translating into MNAPLAGVTVVAMEQAVAAPMCTRVLADFGARVIKVENPNGGDFARAYDDVVNGPGGLAAHFVWCNRGKESVTLNTKSPQGLDLLHRLLDGADAFVSNLAPGSTARMGISAADLAQRHPNVIPVEIDGYGPGGPISHKRAYDLLVQAESGSCAITGYPGMPAKPGPAIADFTTGLYAAISILALLFARGKRPDGATAPSVELSLFDVMTDVMGYALTYTQHSGIDQEPLGVGSPAVAPYGAFPTRDGQTVVLGTTNDREWQRVAREIIDRPDLADDPRFATNPGRCEHRAILDEAIGSWCAQHDLADIQKTADTAGIGNSRYNLPSEVVVHPQLAARDRWRNVGTSAGDIQALRPPPVISGFEQSMGAVPGLGEHTDSVLSEMGLTADDLSRLRAEGVIGPAYS; encoded by the coding sequence ATGAATGCACCGCTGGCGGGCGTGACCGTCGTTGCGATGGAGCAGGCGGTCGCCGCCCCGATGTGTACTCGTGTGCTCGCCGACTTCGGTGCACGCGTGATCAAGGTGGAGAACCCCAACGGGGGTGACTTCGCCCGCGCTTACGACGATGTCGTCAACGGGCCGGGAGGTCTTGCCGCGCACTTCGTGTGGTGCAACCGGGGCAAGGAATCCGTCACCCTGAACACGAAATCGCCGCAGGGTTTGGACCTCCTGCACCGACTTCTTGACGGCGCCGACGCGTTCGTCTCCAACCTTGCGCCGGGATCCACCGCACGGATGGGCATCTCGGCCGCCGACCTGGCGCAGCGCCACCCCAACGTCATCCCTGTCGAAATCGACGGCTACGGACCGGGTGGTCCCATCTCGCACAAGCGCGCGTACGACCTTCTGGTGCAAGCTGAATCCGGGTCGTGTGCCATCACGGGCTATCCCGGGATGCCCGCCAAGCCCGGGCCCGCAATCGCTGACTTCACGACTGGCCTCTATGCCGCGATCTCGATTCTGGCGCTGTTGTTCGCGCGCGGAAAGCGACCCGATGGCGCCACCGCCCCGTCGGTCGAACTCAGCCTGTTCGACGTCATGACCGATGTCATGGGCTACGCGCTGACCTACACGCAGCATTCAGGCATTGACCAGGAGCCACTCGGCGTCGGATCTCCCGCGGTCGCGCCGTATGGCGCGTTTCCGACCCGCGACGGCCAGACCGTCGTGCTCGGCACGACCAACGACCGCGAGTGGCAACGCGTTGCACGCGAGATCATCGACCGGCCCGATCTCGCCGACGATCCGCGCTTCGCGACCAATCCGGGGCGCTGCGAGCACCGGGCCATCCTCGACGAGGCCATCGGATCATGGTGTGCCCAGCATGATCTCGCCGATATTCAGAAGACGGCCGACACCGCGGGTATCGGCAACTCGCGCTACAACCTGCCGAGCGAAGTCGTCGTGCATCCCCAATTGGCCGCCCGGGACCGCTGGCGCAACGTGGGTACCTCGGCGGGCGATATCCAGGCGCTGCGGCCGCCGCCGGTGATCAGTGGATTCGAACAGTCGATGGGTGCGGTGCCGGGGCTGGGTGAGCACACGGACAGCGTCCTGAGTGAGATGGGTTTGACCGCAGACGATCTCAGCCGGCTTCGCGCCGAAGGCGTGATCGGGCCCGCGTACTCATGA
- a CDS encoding SDR family NAD(P)-dependent oxidoreductase, translated as MGYFDLTGRAALVTGAGAGGGIGAAVAAALADAGAAVLVTDLDADAASAVAERIRANGGKADSCALDVSDREAADAAAAQAAGLGGGALHILVNNAGVTSPAMFPKLTDETFRLTFDIHVMGTFHCTQAALPHIPTDGTGRVINVTSAAGLTGTLGQVNYSAAKAGLIGFTKSLARELAPKNIMVNALAPLAATPMTETIRTNEKFAANMMNRIPLKRWAEPSEIAGAFVFMASDAASYITGQVLPVDGGMVM; from the coding sequence ATGGGTTACTTCGACCTGACCGGCCGTGCCGCACTGGTCACCGGTGCCGGCGCAGGCGGCGGCATCGGAGCGGCGGTTGCCGCGGCGCTCGCCGATGCGGGCGCGGCCGTCCTGGTGACCGATCTCGATGCGGACGCGGCATCGGCTGTGGCCGAAAGAATCCGCGCCAACGGCGGTAAGGCTGACTCGTGCGCGCTGGACGTGAGTGACCGCGAGGCGGCCGATGCGGCCGCCGCGCAGGCCGCCGGGCTCGGCGGGGGGGCGCTGCACATCCTGGTCAACAACGCCGGTGTCACGTCGCCCGCGATGTTTCCCAAGCTGACGGACGAGACGTTCCGATTGACGTTCGACATTCACGTCATGGGCACATTCCACTGCACCCAGGCCGCACTGCCGCACATCCCGACCGACGGCACCGGCCGCGTCATCAATGTGACGTCGGCGGCGGGGCTGACCGGAACGCTCGGCCAGGTCAACTATTCGGCGGCGAAGGCCGGCCTCATCGGTTTCACGAAATCACTTGCCCGCGAGCTGGCCCCGAAGAACATCATGGTGAACGCCCTTGCACCGCTCGCCGCGACACCGATGACGGAGACCATCCGGACCAACGAGAAGTTCGCGGCCAACATGATGAACCGCATTCCGCTCAAGCGCTGGGCCGAACCGTCTGAGATCGCGGGCGCCTTCGTGTTCATGGCGTCCGACGCCGCGTCCTACATCACGGGTCAGGTGTTGCCGGTCGACGGCGGCATGGTGATGTAG
- a CDS encoding acyl-CoA dehydrogenase family protein, producing the protein MSFELTEDQQIIRKSVAELCSRFDDEYWMKKDLAHEFPQEFYDAIASGGWLGMTIPEEYGGHGLGITEATLLLEEVARSGAAMNGASAIHLTIFGMQPVVKHGSDELKAATLPRIVNGDLHVCFGVTEPGAGLDTSRITTFAKREGDKYRINGRKVWISKAQESEKILLLTRTTPFDEVTKKTDGMTLFLTNLDPDHVDIRPIKKMGRNAVSSNEVFIDDLVVGVEDRVGEEGKGFKYILDGLNPERMLIAAEALGIGRVALEKAVKYGNERVVFERPIGMNQGLQFPLADSLARLDAAELVLRKAAWLYDNGKPCGREANTAKYLCADAGFGAADRALQLHGGMGYSEEYHVSRYFRESRLMKIAPVSQEMILNFLGEHVLGMPRSY; encoded by the coding sequence ATGAGTTTCGAGCTGACCGAAGATCAGCAGATCATCCGCAAGTCCGTCGCGGAGCTGTGCAGCAGGTTCGACGACGAATACTGGATGAAAAAGGACCTGGCGCACGAATTTCCGCAGGAGTTCTACGACGCGATCGCCTCCGGCGGCTGGTTGGGCATGACCATCCCCGAGGAGTACGGCGGCCATGGGCTGGGCATCACCGAGGCGACCCTGCTGCTGGAGGAGGTGGCACGGTCCGGCGCGGCGATGAACGGTGCCAGCGCCATCCACCTCACGATTTTCGGGATGCAGCCTGTCGTCAAGCACGGCTCCGACGAACTCAAGGCCGCCACCCTGCCCCGCATCGTCAACGGCGATCTGCACGTGTGCTTCGGTGTCACCGAACCCGGTGCGGGACTGGACACGTCGCGCATCACCACGTTCGCCAAACGCGAGGGCGACAAGTACCGCATCAATGGGCGCAAGGTGTGGATCTCGAAGGCGCAGGAATCGGAGAAGATCCTGCTGCTCACCCGCACCACGCCCTTCGACGAGGTCACCAAGAAGACCGACGGTATGACCTTGTTCCTGACCAATCTGGATCCCGACCACGTCGACATCCGCCCGATCAAGAAGATGGGCCGAAATGCGGTCAGCTCCAATGAGGTATTCATCGACGACCTCGTCGTCGGTGTCGAGGACCGTGTCGGTGAGGAAGGCAAGGGGTTCAAGTACATCCTCGACGGGCTCAACCCTGAACGAATGCTGATCGCCGCCGAGGCCTTGGGCATCGGCCGCGTCGCGCTGGAGAAGGCCGTGAAGTACGGCAACGAGCGCGTCGTCTTCGAGCGCCCGATCGGCATGAACCAGGGCCTGCAGTTCCCGCTCGCCGACTCGTTGGCACGCCTGGACGCCGCCGAGTTGGTGCTGCGCAAGGCGGCGTGGTTGTACGACAACGGCAAGCCGTGCGGGCGTGAGGCGAACACCGCCAAATACCTCTGTGCCGACGCCGGATTCGGTGCCGCCGACCGGGCTCTGCAATTGCATGGCGGCATGGGGTACTCCGAGGAGTACCACGTATCGCGGTACTTCCGTGAGTCGCGGCTGATGAAGATCGCGCCGGTCAGCCAGGAGATGATCCTGAACTTCCTCGGCGAACACGTACTCGGCATGCCAAGGAGCTACTGA
- a CDS encoding amidohydrolase family protein, producing MNKEDMILISVDDHIVEPPDMFRNHLQKKYLDEAPRLVHNPDGSDTWQFRDIVIPNVALNAVAGRPKEEYGLEPQGLDEIRPGCYQVDERVKDMNAGGILGSMCFPSFPGFAGRLFATEDHEFSLALVQAYNDWHVEEWCGAYPARFIPMTLPVIWDAEACAKEIRRNAKRGVHSLTFTENPSAMGYPSFHDFDYWKPMWDALVDTDTVLNVHIGSSGRLAITAPDAPMDVMITLQPMNIVQAAADLLWSRPIKEYPDLKIALSEGGTGWIPYFLERADRTYEMHSTWTGQDFGTQKPSEVFRDHFLTCFISDHVGVQLRNDVGIDNICWEADYPHSDSMWPGAPEQLDEVLKEHHVPDVEINKMTYENAMRWYHWDPFTHITKEQATVGALRKAAEGHDVTIQALSKKEKTGANFADFAANAKELTGNKD from the coding sequence GTGAACAAAGAAGACATGATTCTGATCAGCGTTGATGATCACATCGTCGAGCCGCCGGATATGTTCAGGAATCATCTGCAGAAGAAGTATCTGGATGAGGCGCCGCGGTTGGTGCATAACCCCGATGGTTCTGATACCTGGCAGTTCCGCGACATCGTGATCCCCAACGTGGCGCTCAACGCGGTCGCGGGCCGCCCGAAGGAGGAGTACGGCCTGGAGCCCCAAGGACTGGATGAGATCCGGCCGGGCTGTTACCAGGTCGACGAGCGGGTCAAGGACATGAACGCCGGGGGCATCTTGGGCTCGATGTGTTTCCCGTCGTTTCCCGGGTTCGCGGGCCGGTTGTTCGCCACCGAGGATCACGAGTTCTCCCTGGCGCTGGTGCAGGCCTACAACGACTGGCATGTCGAGGAGTGGTGCGGGGCCTATCCGGCCCGGTTCATCCCGATGACGCTGCCGGTGATCTGGGACGCCGAAGCGTGCGCCAAGGAGATTCGGCGCAACGCCAAGCGTGGGGTGCACTCGTTGACGTTCACCGAGAACCCCTCGGCCATGGGATACCCCAGCTTTCATGATTTCGATTACTGGAAGCCGATGTGGGATGCACTCGTCGACACCGACACCGTGCTCAACGTGCACATCGGGTCCTCGGGGCGGTTGGCCATCACCGCCCCCGACGCCCCGATGGATGTGATGATCACCCTGCAGCCGATGAACATCGTGCAGGCCGCCGCGGATCTGTTGTGGAGCCGGCCGATCAAGGAATACCCCGATTTGAAGATCGCCTTGAGTGAGGGCGGCACCGGCTGGATTCCGTATTTCCTGGAGCGTGCTGATCGCACCTATGAGATGCATTCGACGTGGACGGGTCAGGACTTCGGCACCCAGAAGCCTTCGGAGGTGTTCCGCGATCACTTCCTGACCTGTTTCATCTCCGATCACGTCGGGGTGCAGCTGCGCAACGACGTCGGCATCGACAACATCTGCTGGGAAGCCGACTACCCACACAGCGATTCGATGTGGCCCGGGGCCCCTGAGCAACTCGACGAGGTTCTCAAAGAGCACCACGTCCCCGATGTCGAGATCAACAAGATGACCTACGAGAACGCCATGCGCTGGTATCACTGGGATCCCTTCACCCACATCACCAAGGAACAGGCCACCGTGGGTGCGCTGCGCAAAGCCGCCGAAGGCCACGACGTCACCATCCAAGCGCTGTCAAAGAAGGAGAAGACGGGCGCGAACTTCGCCGACTTCGCCGCCAACGCCAAGGAATTGACCGGCAACAAGGACTGA
- a CDS encoding carboxymuconolactone decarboxylase family protein, which translates to MRVPPLPADQWDDAVDHALSGMLPPERRNPEAAGNLLATLVRHPKLTRSFLRFNNHLMFSSPLPDRLRELAVLRVAHRRACEYEWRHHVRMGGEAGLSDDVIEGIQRGEAVDELDRAVLAAVDELEDKSEIADATWATLSEHLDERQRMDLVFTIGCYGALAMAINTFGVEPDSE; encoded by the coding sequence GTGCGTGTGCCCCCGCTCCCCGCGGACCAGTGGGATGACGCCGTCGACCACGCCTTGTCCGGCATGCTGCCTCCTGAGCGCCGCAATCCGGAGGCGGCGGGCAATCTGCTCGCAACGCTCGTCCGCCACCCCAAGCTGACCAGGTCCTTCCTTCGCTTCAACAACCACTTGATGTTCAGCTCGCCACTGCCCGACCGGCTGCGCGAGCTCGCGGTGTTGCGCGTCGCGCATCGCCGCGCTTGCGAGTACGAGTGGCGCCACCACGTTCGCATGGGCGGTGAGGCCGGCCTGTCCGATGACGTCATCGAAGGCATCCAGCGCGGCGAGGCCGTCGACGAACTCGACCGGGCGGTCCTTGCGGCAGTCGACGAACTCGAGGACAAGTCGGAGATCGCCGATGCCACATGGGCGACGCTCTCGGAACACCTCGACGAACGTCAACGCATGGACCTCGTCTTCACGATCGGCTGCTATGGCGCACTCGCCATGGCCATCAACACGTTTGGCGTGGAACCCGACTCCGAATAG
- a CDS encoding aromatic ring-hydroxylating oxygenase subunit alpha, whose product MAFFKKPDVGSWTENWPELGTAPVNYEDSIDPEQWKLEQQAIFRKTWLQMGRIELIPKKGSYITRELPSVGAGTSIVIVNDGDQIRAFYNMCRHRGNKLVWNDYPGEEVSGTCRQFVCKYHAWRYNLKGDLTFIQQEQEFFDIDKADYPLKPVRCEVWEGFIFVNFDDDAVSLEEYLGEFGQGLKGYPFHEMTEHYSYRAEIKSNWKLFIDAFVEFYHAPILHMKQAEKEEAEKLAKFGFEALHYDIKGDHSMISSWGGMSPPKDLNMVKPIERILHSGLFGPWDRPAIKGILPDELPPAINPGRHKTWGQDSFEFFPNFTLLFWVPGWYLTYNYWPTGVDTHIFEADLYFVPPKNLRERLSQELAAVTFKEYAFQDANTLEATQTQIGTRAVLDFPLCDQEVLLRHLHHTAHKYVDRYKAGLNSNGSNGKHAASEEKDTANV is encoded by the coding sequence GTGGCATTTTTCAAGAAGCCCGACGTCGGCAGCTGGACCGAGAACTGGCCCGAGCTCGGCACCGCACCGGTCAACTACGAGGACTCGATCGATCCGGAGCAGTGGAAGCTGGAGCAGCAGGCCATCTTCCGCAAGACCTGGCTGCAAATGGGTCGCATCGAGCTGATTCCCAAGAAGGGCAGCTACATCACCCGTGAGCTGCCGTCGGTCGGAGCGGGTACGTCGATCGTCATCGTCAACGACGGCGACCAGATCCGCGCTTTCTACAACATGTGCCGCCACCGCGGCAACAAGCTGGTGTGGAACGACTATCCCGGCGAAGAGGTCTCCGGCACCTGCCGCCAGTTCGTCTGCAAGTACCACGCCTGGCGCTACAACCTCAAGGGCGACCTGACCTTCATCCAGCAGGAGCAGGAGTTCTTCGACATCGACAAGGCCGACTACCCGCTCAAGCCGGTGCGCTGCGAGGTGTGGGAGGGCTTCATCTTCGTCAACTTCGACGACGACGCGGTCTCGCTCGAGGAGTATCTGGGCGAGTTCGGCCAGGGTCTCAAGGGTTATCCCTTCCACGAGATGACCGAGCACTACAGCTACCGCGCGGAGATCAAGTCGAACTGGAAGCTCTTCATCGACGCGTTCGTCGAGTTCTACCACGCGCCGATCCTGCACATGAAGCAGGCGGAGAAGGAGGAAGCCGAGAAACTGGCCAAGTTCGGCTTCGAGGCGCTGCACTACGACATCAAGGGCGATCACTCGATGATCTCGTCCTGGGGTGGCATGAGCCCGCCCAAGGACCTGAACATGGTCAAGCCCATCGAGCGAATCCTGCACAGTGGACTGTTCGGGCCGTGGGACCGGCCCGCCATCAAGGGCATCCTGCCCGACGAGTTGCCGCCGGCGATCAACCCGGGCCGCCACAAGACTTGGGGCCAGGACTCGTTCGAGTTCTTCCCGAACTTCACCCTGCTGTTCTGGGTGCCGGGTTGGTATCTGACGTACAACTACTGGCCCACCGGTGTGGACACCCACATCTTCGAGGCCGACCTGTACTTCGTGCCCCCGAAGAACCTGCGCGAACGGCTCTCCCAGGAACTGGCCGCGGTGACGTTCAAGGAGTACGCGTTCCAGGACGCCAATACGCTGGAAGCCACGCAGACACAGATCGGCACCCGCGCCGTTCTCGACTTCCCGCTGTGCGACCAGGAAGTCCTGCTGCGCCACCTGCACCACACCGCGCACAAGTACGTCGACCGGTACAAGGCCGGCCTGAATAGCAACGGTTCGAACGGCAAGCACGCCGCTTCAGAGGAGAAGGACACTGCAAATGTCTAA